The window TCAGGTCAAGAGTCTGTTCTCTCATGGCACTTTATGATGACTTGTATTGGTAACCGATAAAATCTGCATTGATCTCGCGTATAAATGATTCGTTTTGAACAGGTATGGGCGGTGAGTCGGTAAGCTAAAAAAGTCTTGCGTATCCACGATTTATTGAGATTTTTGTACGCTTTTAAAAAGCATGAATATTTTGATATAGATGTATCTCCGAAATGACCATAAAGCCCCGTTTTCATACCAGTACGTTGGTGATGAACTTAATTTATAGATACGCTTAATATTACGAGGAGTTGAGAATGAAAGATTATTTGACAAAGGACATCAGAAACGTTGCCATTGTTGGCCATGCTTCATCAGGGAAGACCGCCCTGAGTGAGGCGATGTTGTTTTCTGCTGGTTTGACTACCAGAATAGGTACTATTGCCGAAGGGAATACAAAATCTGATTATCGTCCAGAAGAGATCGAAAGACAATGTTCTGTTGGCACCTCGGTGTTGGCCATTGAGTGGCAGGACACAAAGCTAAATATTCTTGATACTCCCGGTTTTAGTGATTTCGTCGGTGATGCTTTGAGTGCAGTAAGGGTGGCTGATACGGGCTTGATCGTTGTTGATAGTACAAATGGTCCAGAGATGGGCACTGAGAATATGTGGAGCTTCTGCCAGGAACACCACATTCCCAGAACCTTTGTAATCACTGGACTTGATAAAGAGCATTCAGATTTCCACAAATCATTTAATCAGCTTAAAGAAGCTTACGGTAATCATGTTACCGCTCTCCAACTCCCGGTAAACGAAGGAGTAGGATTTCATAAGATCGTTGATATCATTCGCCGGAAGACCCTGGTCTTTAATGATGATTCTGGAAAATTCTCCATGGAAGATCTTCCGGCAGATATTGCTGATGAAGTAGAATCCATGTACACAGAACTGGTGGAACAGGTTGCCGAATCAGATGAAGCTCTCATGGAGAAATATTTTGATCAGGGTGAGCTTTCAGAAGATGATCTGCGCCACGGACTACGCGAAGCCATTATTCATAAACAAATATTTCCAGTATTCTGTACTGCTTCCATTGGTAACATTGGCGCTTCCCGTCTTTTGGAGCTGATTCAGAAATATTTCCCATCACCTGCAGATATGCCGGCAGCGGTTGCTGTAGATGGAACTAAACTTCATGCTGATGATGTGAATGAAACTGCTGCATTGATCTTTAAGACCACCAGTGAAGCCCATGTGGGTGAGTTGAGTTTCTTTAGAGTGTATGCAGGTCAGATCACTTCAGGAATGGATCTGGCTAACCCAAACCGTAGTGGTAGTGAACGACTCGGGCATGTTTATGCTGTAAATGGTCACGATCGAGATGAGGTCCATGCCATTAATGCCGGAGATATCGGCGCTACGGTTAAGTTGAAAATTTCCCATACTGGTGATACTCTTTCCCATCCTAAAAATGCCGTTACTCTGAAAGCGACTGATTTTCCACTGCCCAATATTCAGTTCGCGATTGTAGCCAAGGCTAAAGGTGAAGAGGATAAGATCAGTACCGGTCTGGCTCTATTGCATGAAGAAGACCCGACCCTGTTGTATGATGTCGACTCTGAGTTACACCAGACTGTTTTGTCAGGTCAAGGTGAGTTGCAGATCAATGTTGCTTTTAATAAGCTCCAGGAGCGTTTCAAGGTTCAGGTTGAGCTGGTTGAGCCCAAAATTGCTTATCGCGAAACGATCAAGGCCAAAGGTGAAGCTCGGTACCGTCATAAAAAACAATCTGGTGGTGCAGGTCAATTTGCTGAGGTCATGTTGCGCGTAGAACCTTTGAAGCGTGGATCAGGGATCGTTTTTGAAGAGACTCTGGTAGGTCAGAATGTTGATCGTGTTTTTGTTCCTTCTGTGGAGAAGGGCATTAAATCGGCCTCTGAAGACGGTTTTGTTGCTGGTTTTCCCATTGTGGATGTGAAAGCCACTTTCTATGATGGCAAAATGCATCCGGTTGACTCAAAAGATATTGCCTTCCAGATTGCCGGTAAGGGTGCTTTCAGAGATGCCTGTAAAAATTCTAAACCCTGTCTGCTTGAGCCTGTTTTTGAAGTTGAAGTACGGGTTCCGGAAGAATATATGGGTGATGTAATGGGTGATTTGACCTCCAAGCGTGGTCGGATCCTGGGCATGGATGCTGATGGCCATTACCAGGTATTAAAAGCAAAAGTTCCTCATGCAAACCTGTTTAAGTATGCCTCAACCTTACGTTCATTAACGCAGGGAAAAGCATCTCACAAGCAGAAATTCTCACATTACACTGAGATGCCTAAAGAAGATGAAAAAAAATTAGTTGCAGCCTTGGAAGCAGCTAAAGAAGACGAATAGATCGAGCGTTAGGAGTTAGATGGCAGGGGTTAGGTAATTGATAACACTTATCCCCCTGACAGCTAACTCCTGACACTTAACAAAAAAATGTCCGAATCAGATAACACACCAAAATTATGGGCTCCCTGGCGTATGGAGTACATCCGCTCCATCAAACAGGAGGGTTGCATCTTTTGCGATAAGCCTGCCATGGAAGCAGATCGTGAGAATCTGCTCTTGTACAGGGGCAAGACCTGTTGTGTGCTGATGAATCTTTTCCCTTACAATAATGGTCATTTAATGATCGCTCCTTATGAGCACAATCATCGTATGGAAGATTTGCCGGCAGAGACCTTGACGGAGATCATGCAGCTTTCCCAGGAGAGCTTCAAGATATTACGTCAGGAATTTCGGGCTGAGGGTTTTAATCTGGGCTTGAATGAGGGAGCGATTGCAGGTGCTGGTATTGCAGAACATATTCACTTCCATATCGTGCCCAGGTGGGCTGGAGATACCAATTTCATGCCGGTTACGGGTCATGCCAAAGTGTTGGTCCAAGGCTTGAAGGAAGCTTACGATACCTTGAAACCCTATTTCGATAAAATCACCATTTAACGGGTTGACAGCCGGTATGACGCAGATTATCTTCGCGGGCTTTTATAACAATTCCGGAGTAGCTTCCGGCGCCGTTCCAAAGGAACTANNNNNNNNNNNNNNNNNNNNNNNNNNNNNNNNNNNNNNNNNNNNNNNNNNNNNNNNNNNNNNNNNNNNNNNNNNNNNNNNNNNNNNNNNNNNNNNNNNNNAGTGGTAGAGCGAGTGACTTAATTGAAACGGAAAAAAACAGTATCCGGAGTAGCTCAGCGGTAGAGCGAGTGACTGTTAATCACCAGGTCGGGAGTTCAAATCTCTCCTCCGGAGCAAACAAAAAAAGGTTCCCATCGGGAGCCTTTTTTTGTTTGCTTGGTGAAGCAGAGTTTAACGAACTGGCGCGTATGCGCCGGAGTTCATCCGGAATGAGTTGCCAGCTTGCCACGGCGAGGCTGGTTGCGAAGACGGGCGGCAAGTCATGTAGGAAGGCGAGGGAGGTACGTAGTGCCGACGCTCAGCCAACTCTCTCCTCCGGAGCTGAACTGTTCGTAAACGTGAACCCTTGGTTATTTCCTTTATGGAGGTGAAGATGGTATTCGAGCCTTTTAAAGTGTTAGCCTCGCCTTCATTTGCGAGAAATGATACGATATCTCATTGTCCTGCTTGATTTGTTATGCCAGGGGAATCCAGGTGTCTAATCAATCTCAAGATCAACACCACAAATACTAGCAATGTATAAACGTATACCATGAAAATAGAGGTATGAATGCAGGAATATCATGGTATATTCCATCCATGATTGCCCGAAAAAACATTCTTGACACCCTGCGCACCGCTCTGAATCGCAGTAAGATAGTGATTCTCATAGGACCCAGACAATGTGGCAAGACAACACTTGCAAGAGAACTGCTTGATTGTGACTCTCTAAATTATTTTGACCTGGAGGAGCCTCTTAGTCTGGCCCGATTAGATGAACCCATGACCGCGTTGAATCCTTTAAAAGGACTGGTGGTGATTGATGAGGTTCAAAGGCGACCAGATCTGTTTCCCGTGTTGCGGGTACTGGCAGATCGTAAATCTCAACCAGCTCGATTTCTAATCCTGGGCAGCGCTTCCGGTAAACTGCTCAGACAAAGCTCAGAAAGTCTGGCCGGACGGGTAGAGATAATCACTATTGGTGGGTTTACTATCAACGAATTAGGTATTCAAGCTGAGCAAAGTTTGTGGCTACGAGGAAGTTTTCCACCGGCGTATCTCGCTGCAAATAATATTGATAGTATGGCTTGGCGTAAGCATTTTATACAAACCCTGTTGGAACGGGATTTTCCTCAGTGGGGTGTTCATATACCAGCTAATGCATTGCGACGTTTTTGGAGCATGCTGGCCCACTACCATGGGCAAACCTGGAATGCCGCTGAACCGGCTCGAGCCATGGGAGTCAATGAATCAACTATCCGACGTCATCTGGATTTGCTTACTGATGCCTTCATGATTCGCCAATTGCAGCCTTTCCACGCCAATTTACGCAAGCGGCAGGTCAAGGCTCCCAAGATTTATCTGCGCGACAGTGGGCTTTTACACAATCTACTGGGTATCGATTCTTCCAAAACTCTCCTAACTCATCCTAAGTTAGGAGCATCCTGGGAGGGCTTTGTTATCGAACAGGTGTTGGCTACCGAAAGTTATGATGATGCATATTTCTGGGCGACTCATCAGGGGGCTGAAATTGACCTGATCCTGCAAAGAGGAGACAAATTATTCGGAATTGAGGTCAAACGAACTGACAGCCCACGCATAACTCCGTCCATTCGCCATGCCTTAGAGGATCTGAATTTGAAACAGGTAGCCATCATATATCCTGGCAGCAAGCGTTTCTCATTAACGGATCAGGTTGAGGCTGTCCCATTACGGTCTCTAGGCGACGGCGAAACTCTGTTCAGGGGTTATTAATCCAGAATGACAAGGCAATATCATTGCTGATAATCCAGAAATACAAGGCAATACTGACGGCCTCGCAAAAAGTGTTAAAAATAAAATGAATATTGACGGAACCGCAAAAAGTATCTGAGAATTCATAGAATATGCCCTAAANNNNNNNNNNNNNNNNNNNNNNNNNNNNNNNNNNNNNNNNNNNNNNNNNNNNNNNNNNNNNNNNNNNNNNNNNNNNNNNNNNNNNNNNNNNNNNNNNNNNCCTAAATCCATATATATCAATACTTTGCGTCATTTCGACAGGCTCAATGCAACGCTCTGCGCGCTTTGCCTGCCCGCACGAAGTTATACGCAGGCGGGCGAGAGGTAGTTTTTGCGAGATCGTCAATATTGATTTAACCATAATAAATACAGTCATTTATCGCGATAGGGGATAAATTCTTATTTAACAACATTTTGCGGCCTCTGCGCGCGCGAGGACTTTTTGCGGTTCCGTCAATATTCGTAA of the Candidatus Neomarinimicrobiota bacterium genome contains:
- the fusA gene encoding elongation factor G yields the protein MKDYLTKDIRNVAIVGHASSGKTALSEAMLFSAGLTTRIGTIAEGNTKSDYRPEEIERQCSVGTSVLAIEWQDTKLNILDTPGFSDFVGDALSAVRVADTGLIVVDSTNGPEMGTENMWSFCQEHHIPRTFVITGLDKEHSDFHKSFNQLKEAYGNHVTALQLPVNEGVGFHKIVDIIRRKTLVFNDDSGKFSMEDLPADIADEVESMYTELVEQVAESDEALMEKYFDQGELSEDDLRHGLREAIIHKQIFPVFCTASIGNIGASRLLELIQKYFPSPADMPAAVAVDGTKLHADDVNETAALIFKTTSEAHVGELSFFRVYAGQITSGMDLANPNRSGSERLGHVYAVNGHDRDEVHAINAGDIGATVKLKISHTGDTLSHPKNAVTLKATDFPLPNIQFAIVAKAKGEEDKISTGLALLHEEDPTLLYDVDSELHQTVLSGQGELQINVAFNKLQERFKVQVELVEPKIAYRETIKAKGEARYRHKKQSGGAGQFAEVMLRVEPLKRGSGIVFEETLVGQNVDRVFVPSVEKGIKSASEDGFVAGFPIVDVKATFYDGKMHPVDSKDIAFQIAGKGAFRDACKNSKPCLLEPVFEVEVRVPEEYMGDVMGDLTSKRGRILGMDADGHYQVLKAKVPHANLFKYASTLRSLTQGKASHKQKFSHYTEMPKEDEKKLVAALEAAKEDE
- a CDS encoding HIT domain-containing protein encodes the protein MSESDNTPKLWAPWRMEYIRSIKQEGCIFCDKPAMEADRENLLLYRGKTCCVLMNLFPYNNGHLMIAPYEHNHRMEDLPAETLTEIMQLSQESFKILRQEFRAEGFNLGLNEGAIAGAGIAEHIHFHIVPRWAGDTNFMPVTGHAKVLVQGLKEAYDTLKPYFDKITI
- a CDS encoding ATP-binding protein, whose amino-acid sequence is MNAGISWYIPSMIARKNILDTLRTALNRSKIVILIGPRQCGKTTLARELLDCDSLNYFDLEEPLSLARLDEPMTALNPLKGLVVIDEVQRRPDLFPVLRVLADRKSQPARFLILGSASGKLLRQSSESLAGRVEIITIGGFTINELGIQAEQSLWLRGSFPPAYLAANNIDSMAWRKHFIQTLLERDFPQWGVHIPANALRRFWSMLAHYHGQTWNAAEPARAMGVNESTIRRHLDLLTDAFMIRQLQPFHANLRKRQVKAPKIYLRDSGLLHNLLGIDSSKTLLTHPKLGASWEGFVIEQVLATESYDDAYFWATHQGAEIDLILQRGDKLFGIEVKRTDSPRITPSIRHALEDLNLKQVAIIYPGSKRFSLTDQVEAVPLRSLGDGETLFRGY